In a single window of the Zea mays cultivar B73 chromosome 5, Zm-B73-REFERENCE-NAM-5.0, whole genome shotgun sequence genome:
- the LOC100502336 gene encoding Protein QUIRKY: MVAEGARRRVVVEVCNARNLMPKDGQGTACAYAVVDFDGQRRRTATRPRDLNPQWGERLEFLVHDPGAMASETLELNLYNDKKAITAAGSGRRGGTFLGKVKVAGASFAKAGDETLVYYPLEKRSVFSQIKGEIGLKIWFVDDPPPPPAPAAAEEKEAAAAAAGEGKDVKDKAPDAAAAPAAEEKKPETAPSEEKKPAEAKAEEKKPESAEKKDDKKKSPEKGKKDGDKPKEEGKAEKDKKDAAAPPPSPSKLAPPRSPSKKDLAIAGVAGDLEIRPQSAAEKSMAASGASASYDLVDRVPYLFVRLLKAKRHGGGDGQPLYAQLSIGTHAVRTRAATAAGEWDLVFAFHKDSLTDTSLEVTVLEEAKKPAKEGDPVPPEANLGFVSFDLQEVPKRSPPDSALAPQWYTLEGHGSEDGAAVCDVMLSVWVGTQVDEAFQEAWQSDSGGYLVHTRSKAYLSPKLWYLRLSVIQAQDLRLPSPPDAKAKQCGPIFPELYVKAQLGAQVFKTGRVQLGSAAAGTANPSWNEDLLFVAAEPFDPFLTVVVEDVFSGQAVGQSRVPLSTVHRRSDDRVEPPSRWLNLCGGEARPYAGRVHVRVCLEGGYHVLDEAANVASDVRAASKQLSKPPVGMLEVGVRGAANLVPMKIAKDGASGSTDAYVVLKYGPKWARTRTILDQFNPRWNEQYAWDVFDPCTVLTIAVFDNVRYKAAAADDPGKLPRDSRIGKLRIRLSTLDTNRVYANTFALTAVHPVGVRKMGELELAIRFTCPSWLTLMQAYGSPLLPRMHYVKPLGAAQQDVLRHTAMRTVSGRLARSEPPLGPEVVQYLLDTDTQSWSMRRSKANWFRVVGCLSHVATAVRWAHRVRTWAHPPTTVLVHLLLVAVVLCPEMILPTVCLYLFLVLLWRYRARARQPAGMDPRLSHVDSVSPDELDEEFDGLPSGRPADVVRMRYDRLRAVAARAQTLLGDVAAQGERVEALLSWRDPRATAVFAVVCLLAALVLYAVPFKVLLLGMGFYYLRHPRFRGDMPSAGFNFFRRLPSLSDRVF; encoded by the coding sequence ATGGTGGCggagggcgcgcggcggcgggtggtggtggaggtgtgcAACGCGCGGAACCTGATGCCCAAGGACGGCCAGGGCACGGCGTGCGCCTACGCCGTCGTGGACTTCGACGGCCAGCGCCGGCGCACCGCCACGCGACCGCGGGACCTCAACCCGCAGTGGGGGGAGCGCCTCGAGTTCCTCGTCCACGACCCGGGCGCCATGGCCTCCGAAACGCTCGAGCTCAACCTCTACAACGACAAGAAGGCCATCACCGCCGCCGGCAGCGGCCGCCGGGGCGGCACCTTCCTCGGCAAGGTCAAGGTGGCCGGCGCCTCCTTCGCTAAGGCCGGGGACGAGACGCTCGTCTATTACCCGCTCGAGAAGCGGAGCGTCTTCTcgcagatcaagggggagatcggGCTCAAGATCTGGTTCGTCGATgacccgccgccgccccctgcaccgGCTGCGGCGGAAGAGAAGGAAgctgcggcagcggcggcgggcgAAGGGAAGGATGTCAAGGACAAGGCTCCAGACGCTGCCGCCGCACCGGCTGCTGAGGAGAAGAAGCCGGAGACGGCGCCCTCCGAGGAGAAGAAACCAGCGGAGGCCAAAGCAGAGGAGAAGAAACCCGAGTCCGCGGAGaagaaggacgacaagaagaagtcgcCGGAGAAGGGGAAGAAAGACGGCGACAAGCCCAAGGAGGAAGGCAAGGCTGAGAAAGACAAGAAGGACGCGGCCGCGCCGCCGCCCTCTCCATCCAAGCTGGCGCCGCCGCGCTCGCCGTCCAAGAAGGACCTGGCGATCGCCGGGGTGGCTGGCGACCTGGAGATCCGCCCCCAGAGCGCCGCCGAGAAGAGCATGGCCGCGTCGGGCGCCAGCGCCTCGTACGATCTGGTGGATCGCGTGCCTTACCTGTTCGTCCGCCTCCTCAAGGCCAAGCGCCACGGCGGTGGCGACGGCCAGCCACTCTACGCGCAGCTGTCCATCGGCACCCACGCCGTGCGCACGCGCGCCGCCACGGCCGCCGGCGAGTGGGACCTGGTGTTCGCCTTCCACAAGGACAGCCTCACCGACACCTCGCTCGAGGTCACCGTCCTCGAGGAGGCCAAGAAGCCGGCCAAGGAGGGGGACCCGGTTCCGCCGGAGGCCAACCTGGGTTTCGTCTCCTTCGACCTCCAGGAGGTCCCGAAGCGGTCGCCTCCGGACAGCGCGCTCGCGCCGCAGTGGTATACCCTCGAGGGACACGGATCCGAGGACGGCGCCGCGGTCTGCGACGTCATGCTCTCCGTGTGGGTCGGCACGCAGGTCGACGAGGCGTTCCAGGAGGCGTGGCAGTCAGACTCCGGAGGGTACCTGGTGCACACCCGCTCCAAGGCCTACCTCTCCCCAAAGCTCTGGTACCTCCGTCTCAGCGTCATCCAGGCGCAGGACCTACGCTTGCCGTCCCCGCCGGACGCCAAGGCGAAGCAGTGCGGTCCCATCTTCCCGGAGCTGTACGTCAAGGCGCAGCTTGGCGCCCAGGTGTTCAAGACCGGCCGCGTCCAGCTCGGCAGCGCGGCGGCCGGGACGGCCAACCCAAGCTGGAACGAGGACCTGCTGTTCGTCGCCGCGGAGCCGTTCGACCCGTTCCTGACCGTTGTCGTGGAAGACGTGTTCTCCGGGCAGGCGGTGGGCCAATCCCGCGTTCCCCTGTCCACGGTGCACAGGCGATCCGACGACCGGGTGGAGCCACCGTCCCGGTGGCTGAACCTGTGCGGCGGCGAGGCCCGGCCGTACGCCGGGCGGGTGCACGTGCGCGTGTGCCTGGAGGGCGGGTACCACGTGCTGGACGAGGCGGCGAACGTGGCCAGCGACGTGCGCGCGGCGTCGAAGCAGCTGTCGAAGCCGCCGGTGGGGATGCTGGAGGTGGGCGTCCGCGGCGCGGCCAACCTGGTGCCGATGAAGATCGCCAAGGACGGCGCGAGCGGGTCGACGGACGCGTACGTGGTGCTCAAGTACGGGCCCAAGTGGGCGCGCACGCGCACCATCCTGGACCAGTTCAACCCTCGGTGGAACGAGCAGTACGCGTGGGACGTGTTCGACCCCTGCACCGTGCTCACCATCGCCGTCTTCGACAACGTCCGGTACAAGGCCGCCGCAGCCGACGATCCGGGGAAGCTGCCCAGGGACTCCCGCATCGGGAAGCTCCGGATCCGGCTGTCGACGCTGGACACCAACCGGGTGTACGCCAACACCTTCGCGCTGACGGCGGTGCACCCGGTGGGCGTGCGCAAGATGGGCGAGCTGGAGCTGGCGATCCGGTTCACCTGCCCGTCGTGGCTGACGCTGATGCAGGCGTACGGCAGCCCGCTGCTGCCGCGGATGCACTACGTGAAGCCGCTGggcgcggcgcagcaggacgtgcTGCGGCACACGGCGATGCGCACAGTGTCGGGGCGGCTGGCGCGGTCGGAGCCGCCGCTGGGGCCGGAGGTGGTGCAGTACCTGCTGGACACGGACACGCAGTCGTGGAGCATGCGGCGGAGCAAGGCCAACTGGTTCCGCGTGGTGGGGTGCCTGTCCCACGTGGCGACGGCGGTGCGGTGGGCGCACCGGGTCCGCACCTGGGCGCACCCGCCGACGACCGTGCTGGTGCACCTGCTGCTGGTGGCCGTGGTGCTGTGCCCGGAGATGATCCTGCCCACCGTGTGCCTGTACCTGTTCCTGGTGCTGCTGTGGCGGTACCGCGCGCGGGCGCGGCAGCCGGCGGGCATGGACCCGCGGCTGTCCCACGTGGACAGCGTGAGCCCCGACGAGCTGGACGAGGAGTTCGACGGGCTCCCATCGGGGCGCCCCGCCGACGTGGTCCGGATGCGGTACGACCGGCTGCGCGCCGTGGCCGCGCGCGCGCAGACGCTGCTGGGGGACGTGGCGGCGCAGGGGGAGCGCGTGGAGGCGCTGCTGTCGTGGCGGGACCCGCGCGCGACGGCGGTGTTCGCGGTGGTGTGCCTGCTGGCGGCGCTGGTGCTGTACGCGGTGCCGTtcaaggtgctgctgctggggatgGGGTTCTACTACCTCCGCCACCCCAGGTTCCGCGGCGACATGCCCTCCGCCGGCTTCAACTTCTTCCGCCGCCTGCCGTCGCTCTCCGACCGGGTCTtctag